The following are from one region of the Odontesthes bonariensis isolate fOdoBon6 chromosome 16, fOdoBon6.hap1, whole genome shotgun sequence genome:
- the LOC142402195 gene encoding GDNF family receptor alpha-4-like isoform X2 — MGVYRLLEYCAAEEAVSPLGPDARLECLEAQNSLQRFRPLQVCKCQRGSRREEHCLRVYWTVRFAAYDEYEVSPYEELEFNLVRNIEMSRMASIKAASSVSVDGQNQCLKAAQDCGLYEKCGSLRSEYVVACTKPATATDNSCNRQKCHKALRRFLERVPEEYSFAVLFCPCSDTLCGERRRKTIVPSCSYDENVRGEERVGKPNCLSLQNYCSRDELCRSRFADFQHNCQPSSLSASGCVRESRAMCLKAYTGLIGTIMTPNYVSNSSTEVSQWCTCEGSGNDWQGCQRILHMFSNNICLRNAINSMGISAPPPVEHTPVPVSQPSPRVYQERVHVSVNTLPEFNSMEDSEEEEQEEEASEEFNVIPPYSEKDSKTESGARGSPRGAASQAVPALPSLLLPTLILSWKCWSY; from the exons ATGGGCGTCTATCGACTGCTGGAGTACTGTGCAGCTGAGGAGGCCGTGTCGCCCCTCGGTCCAGATGCCAGGCTGGAGTGCCTGGAGGCCCAGAACTCCCTtcagcgttttcgcccccttCAAGTTTGCAAGTGCCAGCGTGGCTCTCGTAGGGAGGAGCACTGCCTCAGGGTCTACTGGACGGTGAGATTTGCAG catATGATGAGTATGAGGTGTCTCCGTATGAGGAACTGGAGTTCAATCTGGTGAGAAACATAGAGATGTCACGTATGGCCTCTATCAAGGCAG CTTCCTCTGTGTCTGTTGACGGTCAAAACCAGTGTCTGAAGGCAGCTCAGGACTGTGGTCTCTATGAGAAATGTGGCTCCCTGCGGTCAGAATATGTTGTAGCCTGCACCAAGCCAGCAACGGCCACCGACAACAGCTGCAACCGCCAGAAATGCCACAAAGCTCTGCGGCGCTTCCTGGAACGCGTGCCAGAGGAGTACAGCTTCGCTGTGCTCTTCTGCCCCTGCTCTGACACCCTGTGTGGGGAGCGCCGGAGGAAAACCATCGTCCCGTCATGCTCCTATGACGAGAACGTGAGAGGGGAGGAAAGAGTGGGGAAGCCCAACTGCTTAAGTCTACAAAATTACTGCTCCAGAGACGAGCTGTGCAG atCCCGCTTTGCTGATTTTCAACACAACTGCCAGCCCTCCTCTCTATCAGCCTCAGGCTGTGTGCGTGAGAGCAGAGCCATGTGCCTGAAGGCCTACACTGGACTCATAG GGACCATCATGACTCCTAACTATGTGAGCAACAGCAGCACGGAGGTGTCCCAGTGGTGCACCTGTGAAGGCAGTGGGAATGACTGGCAGGGCTGTCAGCGCATCCTGCACATGTTCAGCAACAACATTTGTCTAC GCAATGCCATCAACTCCATGGGAATCTCTGCCCCTCCTCCGGTGGAACACACTCCCGTGCCAGTTTCTCAGCCATCCCCACGCGTTTACCAGGAGAGAGTCCATGTCAGCGTCAACACCCTCCCTGAATTTAACAGC ATGGAGGACAGTGAGGAAGAGGAACAAGAAGAGGAAGCAAGTGAGGAATTCAATGTTATCCCTCCATATTCTGAGAAGGACTCCAAGACTGAATCGGGTGCCAGAGGCAGTCCGCGGGGAGCAGCCAGCCAAGCAGTACCTGCCTTGCCATCTCTGCTTCTGCCAACTCTCATCCTGAGCTGGAAGTGTTGGAGCTACTGA
- the LOC142402195 gene encoding GDNF family receptor alpha-4-like isoform X1, translating into MRRRRVDKAGDGSPSCCEPCTSFPLSNSSMSPDKMLIVGLLLNVFSHGSLPVSASLDCLVAEQGCIQEQFCMGVYRLLEYCAAEEAVSPLGPDARLECLEAQNSLQRFRPLQVCKCQRGSRREEHCLRVYWTVRFAAYDEYEVSPYEELEFNLVRNIEMSRMASIKAASSVSVDGQNQCLKAAQDCGLYEKCGSLRSEYVVACTKPATATDNSCNRQKCHKALRRFLERVPEEYSFAVLFCPCSDTLCGERRRKTIVPSCSYDENVRGEERVGKPNCLSLQNYCSRDELCRSRFADFQHNCQPSSLSASGCVRESRAMCLKAYTGLIGTIMTPNYVSNSSTEVSQWCTCEGSGNDWQGCQRILHMFSNNICLRNAINSMGISAPPPVEHTPVPVSQPSPRVYQERVHVSVNTLPEFNSMEDSEEEEQEEEASEEFNVIPPYSEKDSKTESGARGSPRGAASQAVPALPSLLLPTLILSWKCWSY; encoded by the exons atgaggaggaggcggGTTGATAAAGCAGGAGACGGGTCACCGAGCTGCTGCGAGCCGTGCACGAGTTTCCCACTGTCCAACTCTTCAATGTCACCAGACAAGATGCTGATCGTCGGACTTCTGCTCAACGTTTTCTCTCATG GTAGTCTGCCAGTATCTGCATCATTAGACTGCCTTGTGGCCGAGCAGGGCTGCATCCAGGAGCAGTTCTGCATGGGCGTCTATCGACTGCTGGAGTACTGTGCAGCTGAGGAGGCCGTGTCGCCCCTCGGTCCAGATGCCAGGCTGGAGTGCCTGGAGGCCCAGAACTCCCTtcagcgttttcgcccccttCAAGTTTGCAAGTGCCAGCGTGGCTCTCGTAGGGAGGAGCACTGCCTCAGGGTCTACTGGACGGTGAGATTTGCAG catATGATGAGTATGAGGTGTCTCCGTATGAGGAACTGGAGTTCAATCTGGTGAGAAACATAGAGATGTCACGTATGGCCTCTATCAAGGCAG CTTCCTCTGTGTCTGTTGACGGTCAAAACCAGTGTCTGAAGGCAGCTCAGGACTGTGGTCTCTATGAGAAATGTGGCTCCCTGCGGTCAGAATATGTTGTAGCCTGCACCAAGCCAGCAACGGCCACCGACAACAGCTGCAACCGCCAGAAATGCCACAAAGCTCTGCGGCGCTTCCTGGAACGCGTGCCAGAGGAGTACAGCTTCGCTGTGCTCTTCTGCCCCTGCTCTGACACCCTGTGTGGGGAGCGCCGGAGGAAAACCATCGTCCCGTCATGCTCCTATGACGAGAACGTGAGAGGGGAGGAAAGAGTGGGGAAGCCCAACTGCTTAAGTCTACAAAATTACTGCTCCAGAGACGAGCTGTGCAG atCCCGCTTTGCTGATTTTCAACACAACTGCCAGCCCTCCTCTCTATCAGCCTCAGGCTGTGTGCGTGAGAGCAGAGCCATGTGCCTGAAGGCCTACACTGGACTCATAG GGACCATCATGACTCCTAACTATGTGAGCAACAGCAGCACGGAGGTGTCCCAGTGGTGCACCTGTGAAGGCAGTGGGAATGACTGGCAGGGCTGTCAGCGCATCCTGCACATGTTCAGCAACAACATTTGTCTAC GCAATGCCATCAACTCCATGGGAATCTCTGCCCCTCCTCCGGTGGAACACACTCCCGTGCCAGTTTCTCAGCCATCCCCACGCGTTTACCAGGAGAGAGTCCATGTCAGCGTCAACACCCTCCCTGAATTTAACAGC ATGGAGGACAGTGAGGAAGAGGAACAAGAAGAGGAAGCAAGTGAGGAATTCAATGTTATCCCTCCATATTCTGAGAAGGACTCCAAGACTGAATCGGGTGCCAGAGGCAGTCCGCGGGGAGCAGCCAGCCAAGCAGTACCTGCCTTGCCATCTCTGCTTCTGCCAACTCTCATCCTGAGCTGGAAGTGTTGGAGCTACTGA